In Melitaea cinxia chromosome 4, ilMelCinx1.1, whole genome shotgun sequence, a single genomic region encodes these proteins:
- the LOC123669887 gene encoding putative nuclease HARBI1, with the protein MSAQDLAAAVVLLLVAKRKRKRTRCWSKDWYTKRQKYTHENLLKDLMLTEEADFKNFVRLDLEQFQELLELVTPLIEKKNTNMREAIPPFQRLSITLRYLATGNTLEDLKFHSAIAPQTISLIITETCDAIIHVLKEFIKLPQTAEEWERVAKDFESQWNAPHVIGAIDGKHVEIKKPPGSGSYYYNYKKTFSVVLMAVVNANYEFIMVDVGTNGRVSDGGVLQNTTFGKQLKNNALNIPPPALLPGSSRKLPYFFVGDDAFPMSQNLLKPYSQTRLTKEKRIYNYRISRARRMVESVFGILATRFGVFQRAFPFNPTKVRKIVLACCYLHNFLRKSRSFLSPSFMFREDNESGIIHPPSLEVFQLPQLKNINIKNSLNIAKQARDEYNEFCNNEGAVPWQEKMVS; encoded by the exons ATGTCTGCACAAGATTTAGCGGCAGCTGTAGTGTTATTGCTTGTGGCTAAGCGTAAACGTAAACGAACACGTTGTTGGTCGAAAGATTGGTACAcgaaaagacaaaaatatactCATGAAAATCTCTTAAAAGACTTGATGTTAACTGAGGAAGCAGACTTCAAAAATTTTGTACGACTGGACTTGGAACAGTTTCAAGAGCTACTAGAATTGGTCACGCCATtgattgagaaaaaaaatacaaacatgaGGGAAGCAATACCACCTTTTCAACGGCTTTCAATAACATTACGGTATCTAGCGACTGGGAATACTCTAGAAGATTTAAAGTTTCATAGTGCTATTGCCCCACAAACTATTTCCTTAATAATTACGGAAACCTGCGATGCCATAATTCATGTTTTAAAGGAATTCATCAAG CTACCACAAACTGCCGAGGAATGGGAACGAGTTGCCAAGGATTTTGAGAGCCAGTGGAATGCTCCTCATGTAATCGGTGCTATAGATGGCAAACACGTGGAAATAAAGAAACCTCCTGGTTCTGGATCATACTACTATAACTACAAAAAAACATTCAGTGTTGTGTTGATGGCGGTTGTAAATGCTAACTACGAGTTCATTATGGTTGATGTAGGGACTAATGGACGTGTATCAGATGGAGGTGTGCTGCAGAATACAACATTTGGaaagcaattaaaaaataatgctttAAATATCCCACCACCTGCATTGTTGCCTGGAAGTTCCCGAAAACTCCCATACTTTTTTGTTGGGGATGATGCCTTTCCAATGTCTCAAAATTTATTGAAACCATATAGCCAAACTAGGTTAACAAAGGAAAAAAGAATTTACAACTATCGAATATCGCGAGCTAGAAGGATGGTTGAAAGTGTTTTCGGTATACTAGCTACTCGTTTTGGAGTATTTCAAAGAGCATTTCCTTTTAATCCTACAAAAGTAAGGAAAATTGTTTTGGCTTGTTGTTATCTACACAATTTTCTGAGAAAATCCCGTTCCTTCTTATCTCCATCATTCATGTTTCGTGAAGATAACGAATCAGGAATAATACACCCACCATCACTGGAAGTATTTCAGTTGCCACAAttgaaaaatatcaatataaaaaattcactGAATATCGCCAAGCAAGCACGTGACGAATACAATGAATTCTGTAACAACGAAGGTGCAGTTCCCTGGCAAGAGAAAATGGTTTCGTAA
- the LOC123669888 gene encoding uncharacterized protein LOC123669888, with protein MFPQASKDDVKKKFNSLRTNYRKELKKYLQSMKSGSSTDDIYQPTLWYFKEMFFLQDQESASDSQSSMDTLSTLRSPGGESEGSSLENNFTQENSLTVEADQVPSTSHTVLKTKYKKLNRKAEDDLMKLAANRLREKPDEYENWALSCAADLKKMEPMQQIFAKSAIAAIIMEGQLGLLHRNSVKINTPTVTITPSPTYTRSTSTPTYNNNNYSSTPSPRYFINYSQQQNSELPAEQLPHNQQNMYYFQQDNQQNMNNSQQENDANDSISQLIKFNN; from the exons ATGTTTCCACAGGCAAGCAAAGATGACGTGAAGAAGAAATTTAATTCTTTAAGAACTAACTACCGGAAGGAGCTCAAGAAATACCTTCAGTCGATGAAATCCGGATCTAGTACAGACGACATATACCAACCTACTTTATGGTATTTTAAGGAAATGTTTTTCTTACAAGATCAGGAATCAGCATCGGATTCACAGTCTAGTATGGATACTCTGTCTACTTTACGTAGTCCGGGAGGAGAGAGTGAGGGTTCTAGTTTGGAGAATAATTTTACAcag GAGAATAGTTTAACTGTTGAAGCGGACCAAGTGCCATCTACTTCCCATACAGTTCTaaagacaaaatataaaaaattaaatagaaaagcTGAAGATGACCTTATGAAATTAGCAGCTAACCGTCTTAGAGAGAAACCAGACGAATATGAAAACTGGGCTTTGTCTTGTGCTGCAGATTTAAAGAAAATGGAACCAATGCAACAAATCTTTGCTAAGAGTGCTATTGCTGCCATTATCATGGAAGGACAATTAGGTCTTTTACATCGCAattcagttaaaataaatactccAACAGTTACAATAACTCCATCTCCAACATATACCAGATCCACGTCAACTCCAACttacaataacaacaattacaGCAGTACGCCATCGCCACGGTATTTTATAAACTATTCTCAACAGCAAAATTCTGAACTTCCAGCTGAGCAGCTGCCTCATAACCAGCAGAACATGTACTACTTCCAACAGGATAATCAGCAGAACATGAACAATTCTCAACAGGAAAATGATGCTAATGACTCAATATCtcaattaataaagtttaataattaa